The following coding sequences are from one Lolium rigidum isolate FL_2022 chromosome 6, APGP_CSIRO_Lrig_0.1, whole genome shotgun sequence window:
- the LOC124666119 gene encoding AUGMIN subunit 7-like: MASKQMEEIQRKLAVLAYPRASAPAQSLLFAGVERYRLLEWLFFRLLGDRSPFTQQNWQGDSLDRDEENSRIQHLAEIANFLGITPSVDTEAIQGRGSYDERVELLRLIVDLVEASCYADNPEWSIDEQLAKDVQLVDSIAEKQAQIFSEECKLFPADVQIQSIYPLPDIAELELKLSEYTKKMSNLQQMVQELASKYDYNPNEDYAETELKLREHLQSFLETVKSFNMIYTKEIHPWTHMMEVPQLHGFGPAANRLLEAYNTLLKFLGNLRSLRDSYSAMAAGSLSNSNEPSSVTKIISDCESALTFLNNSLAILSTSVAREQGETL; this comes from the exons ATGGCGTCGAAGCAGATGGAGGAGATCCAGCGGAAGCTGGCGGTGCTGGCCTACCCGCGCGCCAGCGCCCCGGCGCAGTCCCTCCTCTTCGCCGGCGTCGAGCGCTACCGCCTCCTCGAGTGGCTCTTCTTCCG GCTCCTGGGCGACAGATCCCCGTTCACGCAGCAGAACTGGCAGGGGGACAGCCTCGACCGCGACGAGGAGAACAGCAGGATCCAGC ACTTGGCGGAGATTGCGAATTTCCTGGGTATCACGCCTTCAGTCGACACCGAGGCGATTCAG GGAAGAGGCAGCTACGACGAGCGGGTGGAGCTCCTCCGTCTAATTGTTGACTTGGTGGAAGCTAGTTGCTATGCCGACAATCCAGAGTGGAG TATTGATGAGCAGTTGGCAAAGGATGTACAACTGGTGGATTCAATTGCAGAGAAACAGGCCCAAATTTTTTCAGAGGAGTGCAAGCTTTTTCCCGCAGATGTCCAAATACAATCAATTTACCCCTT GCCTGACATAGCAGAATTAGAGTTGAAGCTCTCTGAGTATACTAAAAAGATGTCAAATCTGCAACAAATGGTTCAGGAGCTGGCATCTAAG TATGATTATAACCCAAATGAAGACTATGCCGAGACAGAGTTGAAGCTGAGGGAACATTTGCAATCGTTCCTCGAAACAGTTAAATCCTTCAACATGATATACACTAAG GAAATTCATCCTTGGACGCACATGATGGAGGTGCCACAGTTGCATGGATTTGGTCCAGCTGCTAATCGCTTGTTAGAGGCATATAACACACTTTTAAAG TTCCTTGGAAATTTGAGGAGCCTGCGAGATTCATATTCTGCGATGGCTGCTGGGTCACTTTCGAATTCAAACGAGCCTTCGTCCGTCACAAAAATTATTTCAGACTGCGAATCAGCACTGACATTCTTGAATAACAGCCTTGCTATCCTTTCAACCTCTGTGGCACGAGAGCAGGGTGAAACACTGTGA